In Takifugu flavidus isolate HTHZ2018 chromosome 5, ASM371156v2, whole genome shotgun sequence, the following proteins share a genomic window:
- the mymk gene encoding protein myomaker — protein sequence MGAFIAKMLLPTVSSLVFLPTASVAAKRGFHMEAMVYFFTMFFAAIYHACDGPGLSILCFMRYDVLEYFSVYGTALSMWVTLIALGDFDEPQRSSLTMFGVLTIAVRIYQDRWGYGIYSGPIGSAVFIITVKWLQKMKQLRAVYPEKTVYTQQVGPGCCFGALALMLRFYFEEWDYAYVHSFYHLSLAVSFILLLPKKNRYAGTGQNAAKLTCFTLCCCSMSPGSTKENTDKPKKSSKKTNRTVWTVPTEKLWKRGSSSTTLPLYNPPPSTPIKGTSISKLKEMNGWK from the exons ATGGGAGCGTTCATCGCCAAGATGTTGCTTCCAACAGTCAGCAGCCTGGTGTTCCTGCCTACAGCTAGCGTGGCTGCCAAGAGAGGTTTCCACATGGAGGCAATGGTGTACTTTTTTACCATGTTCTTCGCCGCG ATCTATCATGCATGTGATGGACCAGGCCTCTCCATCCTGTGTTTCATGAGATACGATGTTCTGGAATACTTCAGTGTTTATGGCACTGCGCTTTCGATGTGGGTCACACTAATTG CTTTAGGAGACTTTGATGAACCCCAAAGGTCAAGTTTAACCATGTTTGGAGTGTTGACTATTGCTGTAAGGATCTACCAGGACCGCTGGGGCTATGGGATCTACTCTGGGCCCATTGGATCCGCTGTCTTTATAATCACTGTCAAATGG CTTCAGAAGATGAAGCAGTTGAGGGCGGTGTATCCAGAGAAGACGGTGTACACACAGCAGGTCGGTCCGGGCTGCTGCTTCGGTGCTCTGGCTCTGATGCTGCGTTTCTATTTCGAG GAGTGGGACTACGCCTACGTCCACAGCTTCTACCATCTGTCTTTGGCTGTGTCCTTTATCCTGCTGTTGCCAAAGAAGAATCGCTATGCAGGGACGGGACAAAACGCCGCAAAGCTCACCTGCTTtactctctgctgctgt TCCATGTCTCCTGGGAGCACCAAAGAGAACACAGATAAGCCGAAGAAGTCTTCTAAGAAGACAAATAGGACCGTGTGGACAGTACCCACTGAGAAACTGTGGAaacgaggaagcagcagcaccacattaCCTCTTTACAACCCCCCGCCCTCCACGCCCATCAAGGGGACCAGCATCAGCAAGCTTAAAGAGATGAATGGCTGGAAGTGA
- the slc2a8 gene encoding solute carrier family 2, facilitated glucose transporter member 8 — protein MDIQNERRRLLDSEDGHNPTGLISEQDAYLSKVKNKKLYLATFASVLGPMSFGFVLGYSSPVIPELTTIADPRLQLDANQASWFGSIVTVGAAIGGLLGGWMVEKIGRKLSLMFCSLPFVFGFTIIIAAQNVWMLYVGRLLTGLASGVTSLVVPLYISEMSHERVRGTLGSCVQLMVVLGIMGVYLAGLFMDWRWLAICCSIPPTLLMVLMCFMPETPRFLLSKGKRREAEEALRFLRGPDAPIEWECARIEDACEEQGSSFHLLDIKDPGVYKPLVIGVMLMVFQQMTGINAIMFYAENIFEQAHFENSDLASVLVGLIQVIFTGVAALIMDKAGRKILLIISGIAMTISTAAFGVYFYIMSVFHSSNVTEAQPDLTWLALASMAVFIAGFALGWGPIPWLVMSEIFPVKARGFASAACVLTNWGMAFVVTKTFQNMMNVLTSAGTFWMFAFMCIFNVIFTIAFIPETKGKTLEQIEATFRGTSGP, from the exons ATGGACATCCAGAATGAGAGGAGAAGGTTGTTGGATTCGGAGGACGGACACAATCCTACCGGACTCATATCCGAGCAGGATGCCTACCTGAG TAAAGTGAAGAACAAGAAGTTGTACCTGGCCACTTTTGCATCAGTTCTGGGTCCCATGAGTTTCGGATTTGTCCTTGGGTACAGCTCTCCCGTCATTCCTGAACTCACCACCATTGCTGACCCTCGATTGCAGCTGGATGCTAACCAGGCCTCCTGGTTTGGG tccaTAGTTACAGTGGGAGCAGCCAtaggggggctgctggggggctGGATGGTGGAGAAGATTGGGAGGAAGCTTAGCCTGATGTTCTGCTCCTTGCCGTTTGTCTTTGgtttcaccatcatcattgcAGCTCAGAACGTGTGGATGCTTTACGTTGGCAGGTTGCTCACCGGCCTCGCCAGCGGGGTCACATCATTGGTTGTCCCG CTATACATTTCTGAGATGTCACATGAGCGAGTACGAGGCACATTAGGCTCCTGTGTGcagctgatggtggtgctgggcATCATGGGAGTGTATCTGGCAG GTCTCTTCATGGACTGGCGCTGGCTGGCCATCTGCTGCTCCATCCCGCCCACACTGCTGATGGTACTGATGTGCTTCATGCCTGAGACGCCGCGCTTCCTGCTGTCAAAGGGAAAGAGGCGTGAGGCAGAGGAGGCGTTGCGATTCTTGCGTGGACCAGATGCCCCCATTGAATGGGAGTGCGCCCGTATTGAAGATGCATGTGAGGAACAG GGGTCCAGCTTCCACTTATTAGATATAAAAGACCCTGGTGTCTACAAGCCGCTGGTAATCGGCGTCATGCTGATGGTATTCCAGCAGATGACGGGCATCAACGCCATCATGTTCTATGCTGAGAACATTTTTGAACAGGCACATTTTGAG AACAGTGACCTTGCATCAGTGCTTGTGGGTCTGATCCAGGTCATCTTTACAGGAGTTGCCGCGCTCATCATGGACAAAGCTGGAAGGaaaatcctcctcatcatctcaG GTATTGCCATGACGATCAGCACTGCAGCTTTCGGGGTTTATTTCTACATCATGTCAGTGTTTCACAGCAGCAATGTGACAGAGGCCCAACCTGACTTGACCTGGTTGGCCCTGGCCAGCATGGCTGTATTCATCGCAG GTTTTGCTCTGGGTTGGGGTCCAATCCCATGGCTGGTGATGTCAGAAATTTTCCCTGTCAAAGCGAGAGGGTTTGCCAGCGCTGCATGTGTACTTACCAACTGGGGCATGGCCTTCGTCGTCACTAAGACCTTCCAGAATATGATG aATGTTCTGACCAGTGCTGGAACCTTCTGGATGTTTGCTTTTATGTGCATCTTCAATGTCATCTTCACCATAGCTTTCATCCCAGAGACAAAAGGCAAAACCCTCGAACAGATCGAAGCAACTTTCAGGGGAACATCGGGTCCCTGA